A stretch of Saccharomyces cerevisiae S288C chromosome IV, complete sequence DNA encodes these proteins:
- the DLD1 gene encoding D-lactate dehydrogenase (Major mitochondrial D-lactate dehydrogenase; oxidizes D-lactate to pyruvate, transcription is heme-dependent, repressed by glucose, and derepressed in ethanol or lactate; located in the mitochondrial inner membrane), protein MLWKRTCTRLIKPIAQPRGRLVRRSCYRYASTGTGSTDSSSQWLKYSVIASSATLFGYLFAKNLYSRETKEDLIEKLEMVKKIDPVNSTLKLSSLDSPDYLHDPVKIDKVVEDLKQVLGNKPENYSDAKSDLDAHSDTYFNTHHPSPEQRPRIILFPHTTEEVSKILKICHDNNMPVVPFSGGTSLEGHFLPTRIGDTITVDLSKFMNNVVKFDKLDLDITVQAGLPWEDLNDYLSDHGLMFGCDPGPGAQIGGCIANSCSGTNAYRYGTMKENIINMTIVLPDGTIVKTKKRPRKSSAGYNLNGLFVGSEGTLGIVTEATVKCHVKPKAETVAVVSFDTIKDAAACASNLTQSGIHLNAMELLDENMMKLINASESTDRCDWVEKPTMFFKIGGRSPNIVNALVDEVKAVAQLNHCNSFQFAKDDDEKLELWEARKVALWSVLDADKSKDKSAKIWTTDVAVPVSQFDKVIHETKKDMQASKLINAIVGHAGDGNFHAFIVYRTPEEHETCSQLVDRMVKRALNAEGTCTGEHGVGIGKREYLLEELGEAPVDLMRKIKLAIDPKRIMNPDKIFKTDPNEPANDYR, encoded by the coding sequence ATGTTGTGGAAGCGTACTTGCACAAGGCTAATAAAGCCTATTGCACAACCTAGAGGAAGGCTGGTGAGAAGATCATGCTACAGATACGCCTCAACAGGCACAGGCAGCACCGACAGCAGCAGCCAGTGGTTAAAATACTCTGTCATCGCCTCTTCAGCTACTCTATTCGGTTATTTGTTCGCTAAGAACCTCTATTCTAGGGAGACTAAGGAAGATTTGATAGAGAAGCTGGAAATGGTCAAAAAGATCGACCCAGTAAATTCTACGTTAAAGCTGTCCTCATTGGACTCACCAGACTATTTGCACGACCCGGTTAAGATCGATAAGGTTGTTGAGGACCTGAAGCAGGTGCTGGGAAACAAGCCTGAAAACTACTCTGATGCGAAATCCGATTTGGACGCCCATTCAGATACCTACTTCAACACGCATCACCCCTCTCCCGAGCAAAGACCTAGGATTATATTATTCCCTCATACTACCGAAGaagtttccaaaattttgaaaatatgtcaCGATAACAACATGCCAGTTGTACCCTTCTCGGGCGGAACGTCCTTGGAGGGGCACTTCCTGCCTACAAGAATTGGAGATACCATAACCGTAGACCTGTCCAAGTTTATGAATAACGTCGTAAAATTTGACAAGCTGGACCTGGACATCACCGTGCAGGCCGGTCTACCCTGGGAGGATTTGAATGACTATTTGAGCGACCACGGTTTGATGTTTGGCTGTGACCCTGGTCCAGGTGCACAGATTGGTGGTTGCATTGCTAATTCTTGTTCAGGAACCAACGCCTACCGTTACGGTACCATGAAGGAGAATATTATAAACATGACTATAGTGTTGCCGGACGGGACCATTGTCaagacgaagaaaagaCCCAGAAAGTCGAGCGCTGGCTATAACTTAAATGGTTTATTTGTGGGAAGTGAAGGTACCTTAGGTATTGTTACTGAAGCTACTGTCAAGTGTCATGTCAAGCCCAAAGCTGAAACTGTTGCGGTGGTATCCTTTGATACTATCAAGGATGCGGCCGCATGTGCTTCTAATCTGACTCAGAGTGGTATTCATTTGAACGCCATGGAGTTACTGGATGAAAATATGATGAAGTTGATCAACGCATCTGAATCCACGGACAGATGTGATTGGGTAGAGAAACCAACTatgtttttcaagattGGTGGGAGATCTCCCAACATTGTCAATGCTCTTGTGGATGAAGTTAAGGCTGTCGCCCAGTTAAATCACTGCAACAGTTTTCAGTTTGCtaaagatgatgacgaaaaaTTGGAATTATGGGAAGCTAGAAAGGTCGCGCTATGGTCTGTGCTAGACGCTGATAAGAGCAAAGACAAATCAGCTAAAATTTGGACAACTGATGTAGCTGTTCCTGTGTCGCAGTTCGACAAGGTTATTCACGAAACTAAAAAGGACATGCAAGCTAGTAAGCTGATCAACGCCATTGTTGGTCATGCAGGTGATGGTAACTTCCATGCATTCATCGTCTACAGAACCCCTGAAGAACACGAAACCTGTAGCCAACTTGTTGACAGAATGGTCAAGAGAGCACTGAACGCAGAAGGCACTTGCACGGGTGAACACGGTGTTGGTATTGGTAAAAGAGAGTACTTGCTCGAAGAATTAGGTGAAGCACCCGTCGATTTGATGAGAAAGATTAAGCTAGCTATTGACCCAAAGAGAATCATGAACCCGGACAAAATCTTTAAAACTGATCCAAACGAGCCCGCTAATGATTACAGGTGA
- the PAR32 gene encoding Par32p (Low complexity protein; mediates inhibition of Mep1p and Mep3p activity; hyperphosphorylated upon rapamycin treatment in a Tap42p-dependent manner; green fluorescent protein (GFP)-fusion protein localizes to the cytoplasm; phosphorylation and localization regulated by TORC1-effector kinase, Npr1p): MATFNPQNEMENQARVQEYKVSTGRGGAGNIHKSMSKPSPVLLPLKSNSKTVANNNNNGSNQEKVPRFAIGRGGAGNIFHDPHLTRSAQQLDSNDNINYNDVINDIDDYISPITSDMVDEGGSNPVTNTRSRISATRSHQSLHATTSSPNNNAPIVVGRGGAGNIFFNKKKVASNGGNEEDEIRGGNIEDEDTINANEDNLFVVTSNGNALAAIKSTSKKPKNKLKGKSAPEKFAIGRGGAGNIISPKSSRNTINHNLNDDDEDKFNLKDDNGKEKKKKKKKKSGFFSSLKTMFN, encoded by the coding sequence ATGGCTACGTTCAACCCACAAAACGAGATGGAGAACCAGGCACGTGTACAAGAGTACAAGGTCTCCACTGGCAGAGGCGGAGCTGGCAACATCCATAAATCTATGTCCAAGCCGTCTCCCGTACTTCTTCCATTGAAATCCAATTCAAAGACAGTAGcaaacaacaataataacgGTAGCAACCAGGAAAAGGTTCCTCGTTTTGCAATTGGTAGAGGTGGTGCCGGTAATATCTTTCATGATCCGCACCTGACGAGATCCGCCCAACAACTGGACTCTAACGACAATATCAACTATAACGACGTGATCAATGACATCGACGATTATATTTCCCCTATAACTTCGGATATGGTGGATGAAGGTGGGTCAAACCCGGTGACCAACACCAGGTCTCGTATCAGCGCTACAAGGAGCCATCAGTCTTTGCATGCCACCACTTCGTCTCCGAACAACAACGCCCCAATTGTCGTTGGTAGAGGTGGGGCAGGaaacattttcttcaacaaaaaaaaggtggCCAGCAATGGTGGaaatgaagaggatgagATACGAGGCGGCAATATCGAGGATGAGGATACTATCAATGCAAACGAGGACAACCTGTTTGTGGTGACTTCCAATGGCAATGCTTTGGCGGCAATCAAGTCCACGTCCAAGAAGCCTAAAAATAAGCTCAAGGGCAAAAGCGCACCGGAAAAATTTGCTATTGGAAGAGGTGGCGCTGGAAACATAATTTCTCCAAAGTCAAGCAGGAACACTATCAACCATAACTTaaacgatgatgatgaagataagTTTAATTTGAAAGATGACAATGGtaaagagaagaagaagaagaagaagaagaaatcagggtttttcagttctttgaaaactatGTTTAATTGA
- the GLT1 gene encoding glutamate synthase (NADH) (NAD(+)-dependent glutamate synthase (GOGAT); synthesizes glutamate from glutamine and alpha-ketoglutarate; with Gln1p, forms the secondary pathway for glutamate biosynthesis from ammonia; expression regulated by nitrogen source; assembles into filaments as cells approach stationary phase and under cytosolic acidification and starvation conditions), whose protein sequence is MPVLKSDNFDPLEEAYEGGTIQNYNDEHHLHKSWANVIPDKRGLYDPDYEHDACGVGFVANKHGEQSHKIVTDARYLLVNMTHRGAVSSDGNGDGAGILLGIPHEFMKREFKLDLDLDIPEMGKYAVGNVFFKKNEKNNKKNLIKCQKIFEDLAASFNLSVLGWRNVPVDSTILGDVALSREPTILQPLLVPLYDEKQPEFNETKFRTQLYLLRKEASLQIGLENWFYVCSLNNTTIVYKGQLTPAQVYNYYPDLTNAHFKSHMALVHSRFSTNTFPSWDRAQPLRWLAHNGEINTLRGNKNWMRSREGVMNSATFKDELDKLYPIIEEGGSDSAALDNVLELLTINGTLSLPEAVMMMVPEAYHKDMDSDLKAWYDWAACLMEPWDGPALLTFTDGRYCGAILDRNGLRPCRYYITSDDRVICASEVGVIPIENSLVVQKGKLKPGDLFLVDTQLGEMVDTKKLKSQISKRQDFKSWLSKVIKLDDLLSKTANLVPKEFISQDSLSLKVQSDPRLLANGYTFEQVTFLLTPMALTGKEALGSMGNDAPLACLNENPVLLYDYFRQLFAQVTNPPIDPIREANVMSLECYVGPQGNLLEMHSSQCDRLLLKSPILHWNEFQALKNIEAAYPSWSVAEIDITFDKSEGLLGYTDTIDKITKLASEAIDDGKKILIITDRKMGANRVSISSLIAISCIHHHLIRNKQRSQVALILETGEAREIHHFCVLLGYGCDGVYPYLAMETLVRMNREGLLRNVNNDNDTLEEGQILENYKHAIDAGILKVMSKMGISTLASYKGAQIFEALGLDNSIVDLCFTGTSSRIRGVTFEYLAQDAFSLHERGYPSRQTISKSVNLPESGEYHFRDGGYKHVNEPTAIASLQDTVRNKNDVSWQLYVKKEMEAIRDCTLRGLLELDFENSVSIPLEQVEPWTEIARRFASGAMSYGSISMEAHSTLAIAMNRLGAKSNCGEGGEDAERSAVQENGDTMRSAIKQVASARFGVTSYYLSDADEIQIKIAQGAKPGEGGELPAHKVSKDIAKTRHSTPNVGLISPPPHHDIYSIEDLKQLIYDLKCANPRAGISVKLVSEVGVGIVASGVAKAKADHILVSGHDGGTGAARWTSVKYAGLPWELGLAETHQTLVLNDLRRNVVVQTDGQLRTGFDIAVAVLLGAESFTLATVPLIAMGCVMLRRCHLNSCAVGIATQDPYLRSKFKGQPEHVINFFYYLIQDLRQIMAKLGFRTIDEMVGHSEKLKKRDDVNAKAINIDLSPILTPAHVIRPGVPTKFTKKQDHKLHTRLDNKLIDEAEVTLDRGLPVNIDASIINTDRALGSTLSYRVSKKFGEDGLPKDTVVVNIEGSAGQSFGAFLASGITFILNGDANDYVGKGLSGGIIVIKPPKDSKFKSDENVIVGNTCFYGATSGTAFISGSAGERFGVRNSGATIVVERIKGNNAFEYMTGGRAIVLSQMESLNAFSGATGGIAYCLTSDYDDFVGKINKDTVELESLCDPVEIAFVKNLIQEHWNYTQSDLAARILGNFNHYLKDFVKVIPTDYKKVLLKEKAEAAKAKAKATSEYLKKFRSNQEVDDEVNTLLIANQKAKEQEKKKSITISNKATLKEPKVVDLEDAVPDSKQLEKNSERIEKTRGFMIHKRRHETHRDPRTRVNDWKEFTNPITKKDAKYQTARCMDCGTPFCLSDTGCPLSNIIPKFNELLFKNQWKLALDKLLETNNFPEFTGRVCPAPCEGACTLGIIEDPVGIKSVERIIIDNAFKEGWIKPCPPSTRTGFTVGVIGSGPAGLACADMLNRAGHTVTVYERSDRCGGLLMYGIPNMKLDKAIVQRRIDLLSAEGIDFVTNTEIGKTISMDELKNKHNAVVYAIGSTIPRDLPIKGRELKNIDFAMQLLESNTKALLNKDLEIIREKIQGKKVIVVGGGDTGNDCLGTSVRHGAASVLNFELLPEPPVERAKDNPWPQWPRVMRVDYGHAEVKEHYGRDPREYCILSKEFIGNDEGEVTAIRTVRVEWKKSQSGVWQMVEIPNSEEIFEADIILLSMGFVGPELINGNDNEVKKTRRGTIATLDDSSYSIDGGKTFACGDCRRGQSLIVWAIQEGRKCAASVDKFLMDGTTYLPSNGGIVQRDYKLLKELASQV, encoded by the coding sequence atgCCAGTGTTGAAATCAGACAATTTCGATCCATTGGAAGAAGCTTACGAAGGTGGGACAATTCAAAACTATAACGATGAACACCATCTTCATAAATCTTGGGCAAATGTGATTCCGGACAAACGAGGACTTTACGACCCTGATTATGAACATGACGCTTGTGGTGTCGGTTTCGTAGCAAATAAGCATGGTGAACAGTCTCACAAGATTGTTACTGACGCTAGATATCTTTTAGTGAATATGACACATCGTGGTGCCGTCTCATCTGATGGGAACGGTGACGGTGCCGGTATTCTGCTAGGTATTCCTCACGAATTTATGAAAAGAGAATTCAAGTTAGATCTTGATCTAGACATACCTGAGATGGGCAAATACGCCGTAGGTAACGTCTTCTTCAAGaagaacgaaaaaaataacaagaaaaatttaattaAGTGTCAGAAGATTTTCGAGGATTTAGCTGCATCCTTCAACTTATCCGTATTAGGTTGGAGAAACGTCCCCGTAGATTCTACTATTTTAGGAGACGTTGCATTATCTCGTGAACCTACTATTCTACAGCCATTATTGGTTCCATTGTATGATGAAAAACAACCGGAGTTTAATGAAACTAAATTTAGAACTCAATTGTATCTTTTAAGGAAGGAGGCCTCTCTTCAAATAGGACTGGAAAACTGGTTCTATGTTTGTTCCCTAAACAATACCACCATTGTTTACAAGGGTCAATTGACGCCAGCTCAAGTGTATAACTACTATCCCGACTTGACTAATGCGCATTTCAAATCCCACATGGCGTTGGTCCATTCAAGATTTTCCACTAATACTTTCCCCTCTTGGGATAGAGCTCAACCTTTACGTTGGCTAGCTCATAATGGTGAAATTAACACCTTAAGAGGTAACAAGAATTGGATGCGCTCCAGAGAAGGTGTGATGAATTCAGCAACTTTCAAAGATGAGTTAGACAAACTATACCCAATTATCGAAGAAGGTGGTTCTGATTCAGCTGCATTGGATAACGTTTTAGAACTATTGACTATTAATGGCACATTATCTCTACCTGAAGCTGTTATGATGATGGTTCCTGAAGCGTATCATAAGGATATGGATTCTGACCTAAAAGCATGGTACGACTGGGCTGCATGTCTGATGGAACCTTGGGATGGTCCAGCTTTGTTAACTTTCACTGATGGACGTTACTGTGGTGCTATATTGGATAGAAATGGTTTAAGACCTTGTCGTTATTACATCACTAGTGATGACAGAGTTATCTGTGCTTCAGAGGTAGGTGTCATTCCTATCGAAAATTCATTGGTTGTTCAAAAAGGTAAACTGAAGCCAGGTGATTTATTCCTAGTGGATACTCAATTGGGTGAAATGGTCGATACTAAAAAGTTAAAATCTCAAATCTCAAAAAGACAAGATTTTAAGTCTTGGTTATCCAAAGTCATCAAGTTAGACGACTTGTTATCAAAAACCGCTAATTTGGTTCCTAAAGAATTTATATCACAGGATTCATTGTCTTTGAAAGTTCAAAGTGACCCACGTCTATTGGCCAATGGTTATACCTTCGAACAAGTCACATTTCTGTTAACTCCAATGGCTTTAACAGGTAAAGAAGCTTTAGGTTCGATGGGTAACGATGCGCCACTGGCTTGTTTAAATGAAAATCCTGTCTTACTTTATGATTATTTCAGACAATTGTTTGCTCAAGTGACCAATCCTCCAATTGACCCAATTCGTGAAGCAAATGTTATGTCGTTAGAATGTTATGTCGGACCTCAAGGCAACCTTTTGGAAATGCATTCATCTCAATGTGATCGTTTATTATTGAAATCTCCTATTTTGCATTGGAATGAGTTCCaagctttgaaaaacattGAAGCTGCTTACCCATCATGGTCTGTAGCAGAAATTGATATCACATTCGACAAGAGTGAGGGTCTATTGGGCTATACCGACAcaattgataaaatcaCTAAGTTAGCGAGCGAAGCAATTGATGATGGTAAAAAGATCTTAATAATTACTGACAGGAAAATGGGTGCCAACCGTGTTTCCATCTCCTCTTTGATTGCAATTTCATGTATTCATCATCACCTAATCAGAAACAAGCAGCGTTCCCAAGTTGCTTTGATTTTGGAAACAGGTGAAGCCAGAGAAATTCACCATTTCTGTGTCCTACTAGGTTATGGTTGTGATGGTGTTTATCCATACTTAGCCATGGAAACTTTGGTCAGAATGAATAGAGAAGGTCTACTTCGTAATGTCAACAATGACAATGATACACTTGAGGAAGGGCAAATACTAGAAAATTACAAGCACGCTATTGATGCAGGTATCTTGAAGGTTATGTCTAAAATGGGTATCTCCACTCTAGCATCCTACAAAGGTgctcaaatttttgaagccCTAGGTTTAGATAACTCTATTGTTGATTTGTGTTTCACAGGTACTTCTTCCAGAATTAGAGGTGTAACTTTCGAGTATTTGGCTCAAGATGCCTTTTCTTTACATGAGCGTGGTTATCCATCCAGACAAACCATTAGTAAATCTGTTAACTTACCAGAAAGTGGTGAATACCACTTTAGGGATGGTGGTTACAAACACGTCAACGAACCAACCGCAATTGCTTCGTTACAAGATACTGtcagaaacaaaaatgatgtCTCTTGGCAATTATATGTAAAGAAGGAAATGGAAGCAATTAGAGACTGTACACTAAGAGGACTGTTAGAAttagattttgaaaattctgTCAGTATCCCTCTAGAACAAGTTGAACCATGGACTGAAATTGCCAGAAGATTTGCGTCAGGTGCAATGTCTTATGGTTCTATTTCTATGGAAGCTCACTCTACATTGGCTATTGCCATGAATCGTTTAGGGGCCAAATCCAATTGTGGTGAAGGTGGTGAAGACGCAGAACGTTCTGCTGTTCAAGAAAACGGTGATACTATGAGATCTGCTATCAAACAAGTTGCTTCCGCTAGATTCGGTGTAACTTCATACTACTTGTCAGATGCTGATGAAATCCAAATTAAGATTGCTCAGGGTGCTAAGCCGGGTGAAGGTGGTGAACTACCAGCCCACAAAGTGTCTAAGGATATCGCAAAAACCAGGCACTCCACCCCTAATGTTGGGTTAATCTCTCCTCCTCCTCATCACGATATTTATTCCattgaagatttgaaacAACTGATTTATGATTTGAAATGTGCTAATCCAAGAGCGGGAATTTCTGTAAAGTTGGTTTCCGAAGTTGGTGTTGGTATTGTTGCCTCTGGTGTAGCTAAGGCTAAAGCCGATCATATCTTAGTTTCTGGTCATGATGGTGGTACAGGTGCTGCAAGATGGACGAGTGTCAAATATGCGGGTTTGCCATGGGAATTAGGTCTAGCTGAAACTCACCAGACTTTAGTCTTGAATGATTTAAGACGTAATGTTGTTGTCCAAACCGATGGTCAATTGAGAACTGGGTTTGATATTGCTGTTGCAGTTTTATTAGGGGCAGAATCTTTTACCTTGGCAACAGTTCCATTAATTGCTATGGGTTGTGTTATGTTAAGAAGATGTCACTTGAACTCTTGTGCTGTTGGTATTGCCACACAAGATCCATATTTGAGAAGTAAGTTTAAGGGTCAGCCCGAACATGTTATCAACTTCTTCTATTACTTGATCCAAGATTTAAGACAAATCATGGCCAAGTTAGGATTCCGTACCATTGACGAAATGGTGGGTcattctgaaaaattaaagaaaagggaCGACGTAAATGCCAAAGCCATAAATATCGATTTATCTCCTATTTTGACCCCAGCACATGTTATTCGTCCAGGTGTTCCAACCAAGTTCACTAAGAAACAAGACCACAAACTCCACACCCGTCTAGATAATAAGTTAATCGATGAGGCTGAAGTTACTTTGGATCGTGGCTTACCAGTGAATATTGACGCCTCTATAATCAATACTGATCGTGCACTCGGTTCTACTTTATCTTACAGAGTCTCGAAGAAATTTGGTGAAGATGGTTTGCCAAAGGACACCGTTGTCGTTAACATAGAAGGTTCAGCGGGTCAATCTTTTGGTGCTTTCCTAGCTTCTGGTATCACTTTTATCTTGAATGGTGATGCTAATGATTATGTTGGTAAAGGTTTATCCGGTGGTATTATTGTCATTAAACCACCAAAGGATTCTAAATTCAAGAGTGATGAAAATGTAATTGTTGGTAACACTTGTTTCTATGGTGCTACTTCTGGTACTGCATTCATTTCAGGTAGTGCCGGTGAGCGTTTCGGTGTCAGAAACTCTGGTGCCACCATCGTTGTTGAGAGAATTAAGGGTAACAATGCCTTTGAGTATATGACTGGTGGTCGTGCCATTGTCTTATCACAAATGGAATCCCTAAACGCCTTCTCTGGTGCTACTGGTGGTATTGCATACTGTTTAACTTCCGATTACGACGATTTTGTTGGAAAGATTAACAAAGATACTGTTGAGTTAGAATCATTATGTGACCCGGTCGAGATTGCGTTTGTTAAGAATTTGATCCAGGAGCATTGGAACTACACACAATCTGATCTAGCAGCCAGGATTCTCGGTAATTTCAACcattatttgaaagatttcgTTAAAGTCATTCCAACTGATTATAAGAAAGTTTTGTTGAAGGAGAAAGCAGAAGCTGCCAAGGCAAAGGCTAAGGCAACTTCAGAATACTTAAAGAAGTTTAGATCGAACCAAGAAGTTGATGACGAAGTCAATACTCTATTGATTGCTAATCAAAAAGCTAaagagcaagaaaaaaagaagagtaTTACTATTTCAAATAAGGCCACTTTGAAGGAGCCTAAGGTTGTTGATTTAGAAGATGCAGTTCCAGATTCCAAACAGCTAGAGAAGAATAGCGAAAGGATTGAAAAAACACGTGGTTTTATGATCCACAAACGTCGTCATGAGACACACAGAGATCCAAGAACCAGAGTTAATGACTGGAAAGAATTTACTAACCCTATTACCAAGAAGGATGCCAAATATCAAACTGCGAGATGTATGGATTGTGGTACACCATTCTGTTTATCTGATACCGGTTGTCCCCTATCTAACATTATCCCCAAGTTTAATGAATTGTTATTCAAGAACCAATGGAAGTTGGCACTGGACAAATTGCTAGAGACAAACAATTTCCCAGAATTCACTGGAAGAGTATGTCCAGCACCCTGTGAGGGAGCTTGTACACTAGGTATTATTGAAGACCCAGTCGGCATAAAATCGGTTGAAAGAATTATCATTGACAATGCTTTCAAGGAAGGATGGATTAAGCCTTGTCCACCAAGTACACGCACTGGCTTTACAGTGGGTGTCATTGGTTCTGGTCCAGCAGGTTTAGCGTGTGCTGATATGTTGAACCGTGCCGGACATACGGTCACTGTTTATGAAAGATCCGACCGTTGTGGTGGGTTATTGATGTATGGTATTCCAAACATGAAGTTGGATAAGGCTATAGTGCAACGTCGTATTGATCTATTGAGTGCCGAAGGTATTGACTTTGTTACCAACACCGAAATTGGTAAAACCATAAGCATGGATGAGCTAAAGAACAAGCACAATGCAGTAGTGTATGCTATCGGTTCTACCATTCCACGTGACTTACCTATTAAGGGTCGTgaattgaagaatattGATTTTGCCATGCAGTTGTTGGAATCTAACACAAAAGCTTTATTGAACAAAGATCTGGAAATCATTCGTGAAAAGATCCAAGGTAAGAAAGTAATTGTTGTCGGTGGTGGTGACACAGGTAACGATTGTTTAGGTACATCTGTAAGACACGGTGCAGCATCAGTTTTGAATTTCGAATTGTTGCCTGAGCCACCAGTGGAACGTGCCAAAGACAATCCATGGCCTCAATGGCCGCGTGTCATGAGAGTGGACTACGGTCATGCTGAAGTGAAAGAGCATTATGGTAGAGACCCTCGTGAATACTGCATCTTGTCCAAGGAATTTATCGGTAACGATGAGGGTGAAGTCACTGCCATCAGAACTGTGCGCGTAGAATGGAAGAAGTCACAAAGTGGCGTATGGCAAATGGTAGAAATTCCCAACAGTGAAGAGATCTTTGAAGCCGATATCATTTTGTTGTCTATGGGTTTCGTGGGTCCTGAATTGATCAATGGCAACGATAACGAAGTTAAGAAGACAAGACGTGGTACGATTGCCACACTCGACGACTCCTCATACTCTATTGATGGAGGAAAGACTTTTGCATGTGGTGACTGTAGAAGAGGGCAATCTTTGATTGTCTGGGCCATCCAAGAAGGTAGAAAATGTGCTGCCTCTGTCGATAAGTTCCTAATGGACGGCACTACGTATCTACCAAGTAATGGTGGTATCGTTCAACGTGATTACAAACTATTGAAAGAATTAGCTAGTCAAGTCTAA